CCATGGATTGAGAGGGTTACTTAGAGTGCAAGCCAAAAGTAAAATGAAGTGTTCCAGTGCTTTTAAGTAAATGGTAGGTAGCTGAAGATTGTGCCAAATAATGATAGAGATAAACAGGAAATTAGGTAAGGGATGCATGTGCTTATAAAATAAGTAGACTGTGTGTTCTTTTGCATATCTGGTAGAACTTTCACCAGAATATAAtaccttgttttaaaatttttattttttaaatatttgtatttattggcAGGGGGGGATGAATGTGATCACATCAAAGCCACTAgtgaaattccagatgcaaagagcaccttgtgaatctggctctacatggatactgaggaatcaaacctgggtcattaggctttgaaggcaagtgccttcattgccATGCCATCATTTGTCCCATAATACCATTTTTTGGGAAGAATCTTTGCCTTGGTAATTtgatatcaaaaataataatacagtGATTAATAACAGTGGATAATAACAGTCAGTTCCCAAACCTCACCGTGTATCAGTTTTCTCTTGGTAATTAAAAGAAGTGTTTTGGTAAGTCTACCTTAGATCTGCTGAATCAAAATTTATAAAGATGGGATCCAGGTCTTTGAAATACATAATATCCCCAAATAATCAATGATAAGGCTAGACTAGTAGTTGGAGAAGAGCATTAAGTGACTTACAGTTGACTAAGTAAAAGGCCACCTATACTGCCCACAGGCTGCTTGCTTATCACTATATAACTAGTCCCAATGCACAATGCATGATACTTGATATATATGCTGAATAAATattgaggaaaagagaaaatcatCATATTATTCAAAAGTTCAATGAGGCCACTCAtctcgttttgttttgtttttatttttcttcctaaatGAGCTAATAACATGGAGAGCACTTAACACAGTGCGTGATCATGATAAGTGCTCAATAAGTGTTTGAAAGTTTTATCATCTTTTCACTGATGGTCCTTCTTACTTTCAAGTATCTCAGTAACCGGTTTATATCTGGCCAGACCCGAGGTGGACATGCAAGCTGGTTTTACCTTGAGAATCCTCACCATATAAGGACAGTTCACTAAAAGAAGAGtagcgaggctggagagatggcttagcggttaagcgcttgcctgtgaagcctaaggaccccggttcgaggctcggttccccaggtcccacgttagccagatgcacaagggggcgcacgcgtctggagttcgtttgcagaggctggaagccctggcgcgcccattctctctctctccctctttctgtctttctctctgtgtctgtcactctcaaataaataaataaaaaatgaacaaaaaaaatttttaaaaaaaaagtaaaagaagagtaGCGATTAGTGATACATTTTACTACATACTTAATTCACTTTATCTGTACAAAATATGTCacaaaaatcatttgaaaattatttgaaCAAAATTGTATCAGAAATAACCAAAATAGGGCCCCGCTGGCTTGGCTCAAAGTTTGCGGCCGCCCCTGCGCCCGCCCGATGTATGGGTGATCTACTGCGGCGGTGTCAGGGTGAGGGACGGCCATATTTGCCTGTGCGGCCCGAGCCGTCAACAACAAAAAGTGCGCGGGCGCTCCGACGGGGGCCCgcctcgccgccgccgccctcAACGCCGCAGGAAGTGTCCAGTCGCCTTCCACTAGCATGGCGACATCCTCTCAGTACCGTCAGCTGTTGAGTGACTATGGGCCACCATCGTTAGGCTATACCCAGGGAACCGGGAACAGCCAGGTGCCTCAGAGCAAATATGCCGAGCTGCTAGCCATCATTGAAGAACTGGGAAAGGAGATCAGACCCACATATGCAGGGAGCAAGAGTGCCATGGAGCAGCTCAAACGAGGCGTCATCCATGCCCGAGGGCTGGTTCGGGAGTGCTTGGCTGAGACAGGACGCAATGCCAGATCCTAGTCTCATTAGATCTGAAGGTCCTGTCTTTCTACAAGATGGGAGGTTACAGTTCATCTCTCCTGTTGAGACAAAACTCTGTTTTCAAAATGGTAACCGTTTAGTTTTTTCTACCATGGTTCACTAAGCTCTATACCTACACCCTCAAAGATTGGGAAAAGATTTTGCagtaaaatttgcattttaagtCGTTAGGATGAcccaagtttttttaaattttattatttttagcattgaattaaagatgcatgtgacattaCTTTACAGCAAACTGTCCTAAAGCCAGTGTCTCCCTTTAACCTTCTTTTGAGCACATTTGCATCACCTGAATTGGTCTGCTCCTTTTCATAAGCTCGTCTGACTCTGAGGACTGGTAGTGCACACTGACAGCGCTTCACTCCTAGCTGGCTCACCTGCCACACCGTAGATCCTGCTCAACAGAGCTTTGCTTAAGCATTTGCATGACTGAGTGCTTTGAAGTCCATCTTAAAGATGCACAAGTTATAAATATGAAGAAAGAGCAATCTACCAAACCTAACATGCACCCTGAACATTTTCATACTAAGAGTGTAGATTTCAGTTCTGTGTTTATTGTAAGTTGATCAAAACATCTGGAAGAAAAGTGACTAAAGTTGTTTGCatctttgtatgtatttattacttgatgtaataaagcttattttcattaaaaaaaaaagaaagaaataaccaaaatAGGTGAGAAGTTAGTATACTGCAGTCAGAAAtgtaaaaagcaaagagaaatggtttgatttttttaagggtTTGGACTGCATAGTATTTAGAGAAAATATCAACTGTAAAGTAAATGAGAGGAAATAGATTCTGGGGAAAATTAACCTTGAATATGataaataatttgtaaaatataGAGACTTGTACAAATAGACTCACAGCCCATCAGATTAACTGAGCACACTACAAAAATGTGGAAGAATTGTAGGAAGTCTATGTCAGTGTCACATTGACACCGATTTACTGGATTATGCCAAAAATTTAGTGTCCCAGGTATTAAGAGACTTGGCCAATTTAATAACCAGTCCTGGGGAAACAGTTATCAATGCTCAGACATCGAAAATCAGCAACTGGCTTTTTGTGGAAATGTGAGGTGTTCATCATATGAGGTGATGATCTTGTTAGAATTTTCATTGATTTGCTTATTataagtattttcttcttttccaatgtgCTATGAAATACAAACCAAGAacttggggccaggtgtggtgatgcacacctttaatcccagcactcataaggcagaggcagaagaatcaggagttcacaGCCAGTATggaggtacatagtgaattccaggtcagcttggactagagagagactctacctcaaaaaaaaaaaaaaatcatagggtgtagtgcacacctttaatgccagcacggaggaggcagaggtaggaggattactgtgatctcaaggccaccctgagactacacagtgataaGTTTCTGTACAAAATAATGTCATGATTGTTAGTTTTATGTCTAGTACTGTAATGATAAATCTTTAAGATGCAAAAAGTACAGTGCCACAAAGATTGAGTTATTTGGTAGTTGACTTAAACATACCTAGAGTGGTCATGGAAATAGATAAGCAAATTAACCAAAAGACAATCTTACCTGGGGCTTAAGTAGCACCTTATACAGACATAAAGAAGCAGGATTCACTTGGTCTGTACTTTAAAACAACATAGGTGTAGTTGATAATTAAAGAGAAATACAAGTGGCTAGGGAGACAgcttattgctaaagacacttgcttataaagcatgcctgcctgggttcaattccctagcacccatgtaaagccagacataagagagaaagatagtgacTTATTTGCATGTGGAAAGCCTTATTCCCCGGCCTCAGTTTACCTTCTATTTTAATAGGCAGTGCAGGGTTCATCTGATGTTCTAATTCTTGGCTAGAGAGAGCCTTCCGAGAGCAGAAAAAGCTGGCAGTTTGGGTGCTGAAACTCATACAAGAACTCTGGAAATATTTTCAATTGAGGGTCATTTATCAGTAGCTTCAATtatttggaaaaagaaggaaaataagtgATTCAAGTTACTGTTGAGATTTTCCATACCTGGACCAATGTTACCACTTAAAGTAATACTTAGGTATCCGGCCATTGATCATGCAAACAGTAATATTCCCACTGCCATCACTGCCTCTCAGCACCAGTTTAAGAGGAACAAAGATGAAGACAGCAGCATTTGTTGTTGTCTGTAGTGACTATTGGATCTCTGCTCACCTTCCTCAACCTCTCACCAGTATTGTGTGGAACTCTAGCATATAATAAAATGGATTTCAActtgcacattttaaaattaaaattgaaacaaTTGAGTCAATCAATAAGAGTAAGGCAGTTTTAatgcactttaaaaattataaactgttgggctagagagatggcttagtagttaaggcacttgcctgcaaagcccaagaaccagagtttaattcctcagctcccacgtaaagccagatgcacaatgtgacacatgtgtctggagtttgtttgtagtgctggagaccctggcacaaccattctctcaaataaataaatgaaatgaaaaataataaaaattacaggCCGGGCAtagtgacatacacctttaatcccagcacttgggaggctgaggtaggaggatctctgatttcaagaccagcctgagactacatagtgaattctaggtcagcctgatctagagtgagaccctacctcagggggaaaaaaaattagaaactgtTAACAttgtagcattttttttaaatatttttaaaatttatttatctgagagagagagagagagagagagagagaatggacgtgccagggcctccagccactgcagaactccagatgcattagcgctcttgtgcatctggcttatatgggtcctggggaattgaac
The nucleotide sequence above comes from Jaculus jaculus isolate mJacJac1 chromosome 7, mJacJac1.mat.Y.cur, whole genome shotgun sequence. Encoded proteins:
- the LOC123462089 gene encoding cyclin-dependent kinase 2-associated protein 1-like — protein: MATSSQYRQLLSDYGPPSLGYTQGTGNSQVPQSKYAELLAIIEELGKEIRPTYAGSKSAMEQLKRGVIHARGLVRECLAETGRNARS